In the Bacteroidota bacterium genome, one interval contains:
- a CDS encoding type II toxin-antitoxin system prevent-host-death family antitoxin codes for MIAANYSEFRKELKNYLDSVENNHETLIIKRGSGKGSVIISLEEYNSIMETLHLLSSQKNAQRLFESINQMNSGNTVHHDLIEE; via the coding sequence ATGATTGCAGCCAACTATTCAGAATTCAGGAAAGAACTCAAGAACTATCTTGACAGCGTTGAGAATAATCATGAAACTCTTATCATAAAAAGAGGATCAGGTAAAGGATCTGTTATAATATCACTTGAAGAATATAACTCAATAATGGAAACTCTTCATCTTTTAAGTTCACAAAAGAATGCCCAAAGACTTTTTGAGTCAATAAATCAGATGAATAGCGGTAATACAGTTCACCATGATTTAATTGAAGAATAA